The genomic DNA CACCGCGGAAGCGGCGGGCAGGACCTCGAGAACCGTACCTGTTCCAGTGATCTCCAGCAGGCGGGCCAACTGTTCGCCCGGGGCGGCGAGCCGGAACGCGACCCCCAGCTCGGCGGCCTCGCGGCGGGCCCGCAGCAGTTCGTTCAGACCGTCGCAGGCGCAGAACGTCACTCCCGAGCAGTCGACCACGAGCACCCCGGGCAGCGGACGTCCGGCCAGCGCCCGGCGCAGCACACGGGCCGGCACCGGCGCGGTGTCCATGTAGGCCTCCCCCTCCAGCGCGACCACCAGCGTTCCCGGCGGCGCCGGACGCCGCCTCGCTCCCAGTTCCGCGTGCACAGCCATGGGATCGGCCTCCCTCCCGACGGGCTGCTGTCCTTCCTCCACGGTTTCCCGGCGAGCCGACCGCGTACTGCCACGTAAGCGAACACCTGCGCCACCGACCGTTCCGAAAACGAAGCCCGGCCGGTCGGCCCGCGCTGCGCCCCGGCCACCGCGCTTACGGGCGCGGGTAGCGGCAAGACGCC from Kitasatospora terrestris includes the following:
- a CDS encoding STAS domain-containing protein; this encodes MAVHAELGARRRPAPPGTLVVALEGEAYMDTAPVPARVLRRALAGRPLPGVLVVDCSGVTFCACDGLNELLRARREAAELGVAFRLAAPGEQLARLLEITGTGTVLEVLPAASAVSALGVGVDGGV